One Huiozyma naganishii CBS 8797 chromosome 5, complete genome DNA segment encodes these proteins:
- the JLP2 gene encoding Jlp2p (similar to Saccharomyces cerevisiae JLP2 (YMR132C); ancestral locus Anc_2.400) — translation MVYFYESQPDADLPGYQIIAGRDKFENDLLIKYFYRELNHIWFHVDKYSSGHVYLKLQNDKQTLGDVPRAVVSDCLQLCKSESIQGNKLDQCTIVITPWTNLRKSGYMKPGEVSFKATSRCKKMVCHARDNKVLNRLAKTRVALDDGVETLLHEAKKSKDGRFFTEYLSAHRERLLLEEREKKQAKKLKKRLQKQETDPTDNEPTVSL, via the coding sequence ATGGTATACTTCTATGAGTCCCAGCCAGATGCCGATCTCCCAGGTTACCAAATAATTGCTGGGCGCGATAAGTTTGAGAACGATCTTTTGATCAAGTACTTCTACAGAGAGCTGAACCACATATGGTTCCACGTTGACAAATACTCTAGTGGGCATGTGTACTTGAAATTGCAGAACGACAAACAGACTCTGGGGGACGTCCCGCGTGCGGTTGTCAGCGACTGTTTACAGTTGTGCAAATCCGAGTCAATACAGGGCAACAAGCTCGATCAGTGCACAATCGTGATCACCCCGTGGACCAATCTGCGGAAGAGCGGATACATGAAACCAGGGGAGGTTTCCTTCAAGGCAACGAGTAGGTGTAAAAAGATGGTATGCCATGCGCGAGACAACAAAGTGCTGAATAGACTCGCGAAAACCAGGGTCGCGCTTGACGATGGAGTGGAAACACTCCTTCACGAGGCAAAGAAGAGTAAAGACGGCAGATTCTTCACAGAATACTTGAGCGCACACCGGGAAAGGCTCCTCCTGGAGGAAagggagaagaaacaggccaaaaaactgaaaaaaagattgCAAAAACAGGAAACAGACCCCACGGACAATGAACCAACTGTATCACTGTGA
- the ERG29 gene encoding Erg29p (similar to Saccharomyces cerevisiae YMR134W; ancestral locus Anc_2.397), which yields MQSLHSYWNKYLVFESGLINKLSKVHYINQFIHDDKISGRITLYLLVVGTFALLQEIYISIEMYWLSRGTYNEINLNQIDNAESFKLYQILMSDDYHSKEYKDLKSGIMVEEFESRENFYKKPVFVSQISVNTHIVDGDGRPLIADPIKYHLEFLPSDYDNERRVEFGCSLNVLRTKLYHLVKDSPMYHELKMEDFRISNHVHIYNKFGELLTPDMDRLQLCFLKMETGDTIKCDIIVST from the coding sequence ATGCAGTCTTTACATTCGTACTGGAATAAGTACTTGGTATTTGAGAGCGGCCTTATTAATAAGCTGTCTAAGGTGCATTATATCAACCAGTTCATCCACGATGATAAAATAAGTGGTCGGATAACGTTGTATTTGCTGGTGGTTGGTACGTTTGCACTGTTACAGGAGATATATATCAGTATTGAGATGTACTGGTTGTCGCGGGGCACGTACAATGAGATCAATCTAAATCAGATAGACAACGCGGAGAGTTTCAAGCTGTACCAGATTCTAATGAGTGACGACTATCACAGTAAGGAATACAAGGATTTGAAATCTGGGATCATGGTGGAGGAATTTGAGTCCCGTGAGAATTTCTACAAGAAGCCCGTGTTTGTGTCGCAGATTTCGGTGAACACACATATCGTTGACGGGGACGGCCGCCCGTTGATTGCGGACCCGATTAAATACCATCTTGAGTTTCTACCGTCCGATTACGACAACGAAAGAAGGGTAGAGTTTGGGTGTAGTTTGAATGTTCTGAGGACGAAACTGTACCATTTGGTCAAGGATTCCCCCATGTACCACGAATTGAAGATGGAGGATTTCAGGATATCCAACCATGTCCACATTTACAACAAATTTGGGGAGCTGTTGACCCCTGACATGGATCGCTTACAGCTTTGCTTTTTAAAGATGGAAACTGGCGATACGATCAAATGTGACATTATTGTCAGTACGTGA
- the RRB1 gene encoding ribosome biosynthesis protein RRB1 (similar to Saccharomyces cerevisiae RRB1 (YMR131C); ancestral locus Anc_2.401): MSKRALDNREEEEEHGRVVAPRADGQTNPANASATDDMDMDDGQFSDDFESDEEIIELDDENDEENMGDGDITEMSMAKAQKLLKKDENEILESTKKGQQLYLPHLSRPLGPDEVLEADPTVYEMLHNVNLPWPCMTLDVIPDKLGSERRNYPQSILMTTATQASKKKENELMVLSLSQLNKTLVKSEEDEDEDEDSDEEDDSDPIIENENIKLNDTTNRLKVSPFASTDKEVLTATMSENGEVYIFDLAPQSKAFSTPGYQIPKTARRPIHTVRNHGNVEGYALDWSPMIKNGALLTGDCSGQIYFTQRHTSKWITDKQPFTAENNKSVEDIQWSRTESTVFASAGCDGYIRIWDTRSKKHKPALSVKASNTDVNVISWSEKIGYLLASGDDNGLWGVWDLRQFSPDNINDVQPVAQYDFHKGAITSINFNPLDDSIIAVASEDNTVTLWDLSVEADDEEIKQQIAETKELEKIPPQLLFVHWQKDVKDVKWHKQIPGCLVSTGTDGLNIWKTISV; this comes from the coding sequence ATGTCGAAAAGAGCGCTTGATAAtagagaagaagaggaggagcaCGGAAGAGTTGTCGCCCCGAGAGCTGACGGTCAAACCAATCCCGCTAATGCTTCTGCAACGGATGATATGGATATGGATGACGGGCAATTCAGTGacgactttgaaagtgacgAGGAGATCATTGAACTTGATgacgagaacgacgaggagaacaTGGGGGACGGTGATATAACTGAAATGTCTATGGCGAAGGCCCAAAAGTTGCTGAAGAAAGATGAGAATGAAATATTAGAAAGCACGAAAAAGGGCCAACAACTGTACCTACCGCATTTATCCAGACCATTGGGCCCCGATGAAGTACTCGAGGCAGACCCAACGGTTTATGAAATGCTGCATAATGTCAATCTCCCATGGCCTTGTATGACATTGGATGTTATCCCAGATAAACTAGGTTCTGAAAGGAGGAACTACCCTCAATCGATCCTAATGACCACAGCGACCCAGGCCtcgaaaaagaaggaaaacgaGCTTATGGTGTTGAGCTTGTcgcaattgaacaaaacgCTTGTCAAATCggaggaagacgaagatgaggatgaggattcggatgaggaagatgacTCCGATCCAATCATCGAAAATGAAAATATTAAATTGAACGACACAACAAATAGGCTCAAAGTTTCCCCATTTGCATCGACAGACAAAGAGGTGCTAACAGCCACCATGAGCGAAAATGGTGAAGTTTACATTTTTGATTTGGCGCCCCAATCGAAGGCATTTTCCACACCGGGCTACCAAATTCCAAAAACTGCGAGAAGGCCAATACATACTGTTAGGAACCATGGAAATGTGGAAGGTTACGCATTGGACTGGTCGCCTATGATTAAAAACGGTGCATTGCTCACCGGCGATTGCTCCGGCCAGATCTACTTCACGCAGAGACACACTTCGAAGTGGATTACGGATAAACAGCCATTTACTGCCGAGAACAATAAATCGGTCGAGGATATCCAATGGTCCCGTACCGAATCTACCGTCTTTGCCTCAGCAGGTTGCGACGGGTACATCAGAATTTGGGACACTAGGTCCAAAAAACATAAACCAGCGCTATCAGTCAAGGCCTCCAACACTGATGTTAACGTCATCAGTTGGAGTGAAAAGATTGGGTACTTACTAGCCAGTGGTGACGATAATGGGTTATGGGGGGTTTGGGATTTGAGACAGTTTTCTCCAGACAACATCAACGATGTCCAGCCAGTTGCCCAGTACGACTTCCACAAGGGGGCCATTACATCTATCAACTTCAACCCACTGGACGACTCTATCATTGCCGTTGCATCTGAGGACAACACTGTTACACTATGGGACTTGTCCGTTGAAgcagatgatgaagagatcAAACAACAAATTGCCGAAACcaaagaacttgaaaagatcCCCCCACAATTACTATTTGTCCACTGGCAAAAGGATGTCAAAGATGTTAAATGGCATAAACAGATCCCCGGCTGTTTGGTGAGTACGGGGACTGATGGCTTgaatatttggaaaaccaTCAGTGTGTGA
- the REC114 gene encoding Rec114p (similar to Saccharomyces cerevisiae REC114 (YMR133W); ancestral locus Anc_2.399), whose protein sequence is MDNKLVVVVKCYSKYGDDVFVTNGFDSKTEQPKLDKWVHYPLDHMITFSIEVNLKQNTLLLQTVSDKAGILDYVRLNLTEATQLIQFSMKYPSLSCKYLTTVATGSRMRAVKRFQMVFRDQRDYTVTEKVLGCLKFKIKNAKFSKAAQTQKDRLNTSHDTAKELSDTQPNLYLPFLESQIMPTVPPAMVPYSVPEVVPQQKSFVPAPLNASDMMQKVRPVPIAPSSLSTQRQLAVPKFPIQERTMEAAPPINLAGNKLRLPINPLPQPHHNVSLELQKPQTAQSTVPGQHKMDKNVTAPVLSSAEIPIEKSSESGGKEPPPVTTEIQPRTEKSGEEGKIRISKKLIRSKLQDKKFQRWVC, encoded by the coding sequence ATGGATAACAAgcttgtggtggtggtaaaATGCTACTCCAAGTACGGGGATGATGTTTTCGTGACAAACGGGTTTGACTCGAAGACGGAACAACCAAAATTGGACAAGTGGGTACATTACCCCCTAGACCATATGATCACATTTAGTATCGAGGTCAATTTAAAGCAGAATACTTTACTCTTGCAAACTGTGAGCGATAAGGCTGGAATTCTGGATTATGTGCGTTTAAATCTAACAGAGGCCACACAGTTGATTCAATTTTCTATGAAGTACCCCTCCCTATCTTGTAAGTATCTGACCACTGTTGCGACTGGGTCCCGCATGCGCGCCGTCAAGAGATTCCAAATGGTGTTTCGAGATCAGAGAGACTATACGGTCACGGAAAAAGTTTTAGGATGCCTGAAGTTCAAGATAAAGAATGCTAAGTTTTCGAAGGCAGCCCAGACCCAGAAGGATCGCTTAAATACCTCACATGACACTGCAAAGGAGTTGAGTGATACGCAACCAAACTTGTATTTGCCCTTTTTGGAGAGTCAAATAATGCCCACCGTGCCTCCCGCAATGGTTCCGTACTCGGTGCCTGAGGTTGTTCCTCAACAAAAGAGCTTTGTACCCGCTCCCCTCAACGCGTCAGATATGATGCAAAAAGTACGTCCAGTTCCCATTGCGCCTTCTTCCTTAAGCACACAACGGCAACTGGCTGTCCCCAAGTTCCCTATACAAGAGAGGACGATGGAGGCAGCACCTCCGATTAATCTAGCAGGAAACAAACTTCGCCTGCCAATCAACCCATTGCCACAGCCACACCATAACGTTTCACTCGAGCTACAGAAACCGCAAACGGCTCAATCAACAGTTCCTGGCCAGCATAAAATGGACAAAAATGTGACTGCACCAGTACTATCAAGCGCTGAAATCCCCATTGAGAAGTCTTCGGAGTCAGGTGGGAAGGAGCCACCGCCGGTGACGACGGAGATTCAGCCCCGTACTGAAAAGTCTGGGGAAGAGGGCAAAATACGaatttccaaaaaattgattCGATCCAAATTGCAGGATAAGAAATTCCAAAGATGGGTATGTTAA